The following proteins are encoded in a genomic region of Methylobacterium tardum:
- a CDS encoding ABC transporter permease: protein MLAFTVRRVLVALAVAFTVSVASFLLLHLSGDLATAIAGPEATGPQIAQIRQDYGLDQPLLTQFLTWGWRALHLDFGNSFYFRESVIDLLAARLPITLYLGIIALAVALFVAIPLGVVAAVKRDTWIDRTALAVSVLGQAMPSFWFGLTLILIFSVNLRWLPVSGNATWKNFVLPAVALGYYAMPAVMRLTRNGMLEVLASDYVRTARAKGLPPRKILVRHALRNAVIPVIALSAVQFGFMLGGSIVIEAVFSLQGLGQLAWESIARNDFPVVQAIVLVLAMIYIGLTLAADLLNALLDPRLRQS, encoded by the coding sequence ATGCTGGCCTTCACGGTCCGGCGCGTGCTGGTCGCCCTGGCGGTGGCCTTTACGGTCTCGGTGGCGAGCTTCCTGCTCCTCCACCTCTCGGGCGACCTCGCGACCGCCATCGCCGGCCCGGAGGCCACCGGGCCGCAGATCGCGCAGATCCGCCAGGATTACGGCCTGGACCAGCCGCTGCTGACCCAGTTCCTCACCTGGGGCTGGCGGGCTCTGCACCTCGATTTCGGCAACTCCTTCTACTTCCGCGAGAGCGTGATCGACCTGCTCGCCGCCCGCCTGCCGATCACCCTCTATCTCGGCATCATCGCGCTGGCCGTGGCCCTGTTCGTGGCCATCCCGCTCGGCGTCGTCGCCGCCGTGAAGCGGGACACGTGGATCGACCGGACGGCGCTCGCCGTCTCGGTTCTCGGCCAGGCGATGCCGAGCTTCTGGTTCGGCCTGACGCTGATCCTGATCTTCTCCGTCAACCTCCGCTGGCTGCCGGTCTCCGGCAACGCCACGTGGAAGAACTTCGTCCTGCCCGCGGTCGCGCTCGGCTACTACGCGATGCCCGCCGTAATGCGGCTCACCCGCAACGGCATGCTGGAGGTGCTGGCCTCCGACTACGTCCGCACCGCCCGCGCCAAGGGCCTGCCGCCCCGGAAGATCCTGGTGCGGCACGCCCTGCGCAACGCCGTGATCCCGGTGATCGCCCTCTCGGCGGTGCAGTTCGGCTTCATGCTCGGCGGCTCGATCGTGATCGAGGCGGTGTTCTCGCTCCAGGGCCTCGGGCAGCTCGCCTGGGAATCCATCGCCCGCAACGACTTCCCGGTCGTCCAGGCGATCGTGCTGGTGCTCGCCATGATCTACATCGGCCTGACGCTGGCGGCCGACCTGCTGAACGCCCTCCTCGATCCGCGCCTGCGCCAATCGTGA
- a CDS encoding ABC transporter permease, producing MPPDAPIALAPVPSPTRSILRRGLRHTGFLIGAGILGLIVLAALAAPLIAPHDPYAQDVSRRLIPPVWQTKGTWDHVLGTDKLGRDYLSRLLYGGQISLLIGISAALISGLIGTTLGLCAGYFGGWVDSVVSYIVTTRLAMPVVLVALAMAALVGGSLKVVVLVLGFLLWDRFAVVTRAATQQIRNQDFVSAARAAGLTDLRIIRQEILPNIMNALIVVATLEMAHAILLEAALSFLGLGVQPPLPSWGLMIAEGKQYMFFQPWVITIPGVALLLLVLAINLLGDGLRDITAPEARH from the coding sequence CTGCCCCCGGACGCGCCGATCGCGCTGGCGCCGGTTCCCTCCCCCACCCGCTCGATCCTGCGGCGGGGCCTGCGCCATACCGGCTTCCTGATCGGCGCCGGGATCCTCGGGCTGATCGTGCTGGCAGCGCTCGCCGCCCCGCTCATCGCCCCGCACGACCCCTACGCGCAGGACGTGTCCCGCCGCCTGATCCCGCCGGTCTGGCAGACCAAGGGCACCTGGGACCACGTGCTCGGCACCGACAAGCTCGGCCGCGACTACCTGAGCCGCCTGCTCTATGGCGGCCAGATCTCGCTGCTGATCGGGATCTCGGCGGCGCTGATCTCCGGGCTGATCGGCACGACGCTGGGCCTCTGCGCCGGCTATTTCGGCGGCTGGGTCGACTCGGTGGTGAGCTACATCGTGACCACACGGCTCGCCATGCCGGTGGTGCTGGTGGCGCTCGCCATGGCGGCGCTGGTCGGCGGTTCGCTCAAAGTGGTGGTGCTGGTGCTGGGCTTCCTGCTCTGGGACCGCTTCGCCGTGGTGACCCGGGCCGCGACCCAGCAGATCCGCAACCAGGATTTCGTCTCGGCCGCCCGCGCCGCCGGGCTGACCGACCTGCGGATCATCCGCCAGGAGATCCTGCCCAACATCATGAATGCGCTGATCGTCGTGGCGACCCTGGAGATGGCCCACGCGATCCTGCTGGAAGCCGCCCTGTCGTTCCTTGGCCTCGGCGTGCAGCCGCCCCTGCCCTCCTGGGGCCTGATGATCGCCGAGGGCAAGCAGTACATGTTCTTCCAGCCCTGGGTGATCACCATCCCGGGCGTGGCGCTCCTCCTGCTCGTGCTGGCGATCAACCTCTTAGGCGACGGCCTGCGCGATATCACGGCGCCCGAGGCGCGCCACTGA